One segment of Meriones unguiculatus strain TT.TT164.6M chromosome X, Bangor_MerUng_6.1, whole genome shotgun sequence DNA contains the following:
- the LOC110543292 gene encoding zinc finger protein 431-like gives MDAVTYADVHVNFTQEEWALLDPSQKSLYIYVMLETCRNLTAIGYNWEDHNIEEHCQISRIPGRDERSHTGEKPCEYTLCGKAFAYHSLPLMHEIIHIGEKPYEGIQYEEAFAHHSSLQIRKKTHTGKKPYECTQCGKAFACHSDLRIHIRTHTGEKPYGCNQCGKAFARHSDLQIHKRTHTGEKPYECNHCGKAFARNSHLLIHKRIHTGEKPYECNQCGKAFAQQTGLQIHERTHTGEKPYKCNQCGKAFSQHNYLRKHKRIHTGEEAYENSQYGKAFTHHNHLQMCNRIRTGEKTYKCTQCGKGLTRKSNLLLHNRTHTGEKPYECNQCDRAFACHSSLRIHIRTHTGEKPYECNQCGKAFACHSSLRIHKRTHTGEKPYECNQCGKEFACHSTLQIHKRTHTGEIPYKCNQCDKAFSQNSRLQIHKRTHTGEKLYECNHCGKAFTNNSSLQIHTRTHTGEKPYECNQCGKAFVCQSSLRIHKRTHTGEKPYECNQCDKAFASHSSFRIHKRTHTGEKPFECNQCGKAFACNSHLLSHKRTHTGEKPYECNQCGKAFACNSHLLSHIRTHTGEKPYECKQCSKAFARHSHLQRHERIHTGEKPYECNQCDKAFACNSHLLSHKRTHTGEKPYECNQCGKAFACNSHLLSHIRTHTGEKPYECKQCSKAFARQSHLQRHERIHTGEKRNEYNHCGKYFLPHNNLQTLKKTHTGEKTYESNQCVKAFGYHSSL, from the coding sequence GGATGAAagaagtcatactggagagaaaccctgtgaatatactctatgtgggaaagcctttgcatatcacagtctTCCTTTAATGCATGAAATAATTCATattggagaaaaaccctatgaaggTATTCAATATGAGGaagcctttgcacatcacagtagtctTCAAATACGtaaaaaaacacatactggaaagaaaccctatgaatgtactcaatgtggtaaagcctttgcatgtcacagtgACCTCCGAATACAtataagaacacatactggagagaaaccttatggatgtaaccaatgtggtaaagcctttgcaagacACAGTGacctccaaatacataaaagaacacatactggagagaaaccctacgaatgtaaccactgtggtaaagcctttgcacgtaacagtcatctcctaatacataagagaatacatactggagagaaaccctatgaatgtaaccaatgtggtaaagcatttgcacaACAAACTGGTCTCCAAATACATGAAAGAAcgcatactggagagaaaccctacaaatgtaatcaatgtggcaaagccttttcacaacacaatTATCTccgaaaacataaaagaatacatactggagaggaagCCTATGAAAATAGTCAATATGGTAAAGCTTTTACACATCACAATCATCTTCAAATGTGTAATAGAATACGTACCGGAGAGAAAACTTACAAATGTACTCAGTGTGGTAAAGGCCTTACACGTAAGAGTAATCTCCTATTACATAacagaacacatactggagagaagccttatgaatgtaatcagtgtgacagagcctttgcatgtcacagtaGTCTTCGAATACAtataagaacacatactggagagaagccgtatgaatgtaaccagtgtggtaaagccttcgcaTGTCACAGTAGTCTTCGAatacataaaaggacacatactggagagaaaccctatgaatgtaaccagtgtgggaaAGAATTTGCTTGTCACAGTactctccaaatacataaaagaacacatactggagaaataccctacaaatgtaatcaatgtgataaagccttttcacaaaacagtcgtctccaaatacataaaagaacacacactggagagaaactctaTGAATGCAAtcattgtggtaaagcctttacaaataacagtagtctccaaatacatacaagaacacacactggagagaaaccatatgagtgtaaccaatgtggtaaagcctttgtatgtcaaAGTAGCCTccgaatacataaaagaacacacactggagaaaaaccctatgaatgtaatcaatgtgataaagcctttgcaagtCACAGTAGTTTCCGgattcataaaagaacacatactggggagaaaccttttgaatgtaatcaatgtggtaaagcctttgcatgtaacagtcatctcttaagtcataaaagaacacatactggagaaaaaccctatgaatgtaaccagtgtggtaaagcctttgcatgtaacagtcatctcctgagTCATAtcagaacacatactggagagaaaccttatgaatgtaagcaatgcagtaaagcctttgcacgacaCAGTCATCTtcaaaggcatgaaagaattcatacaggagagaaaccctatgaatgtaaccaatgtgataaagcctttgcatgtaacagtcatctcttaagtcataaaagaacacatactggagagaaaccctatgaatgtaaccagtgtggtaaagcctttgcatgtaacagtcatctcctgagTCATAtcagaacacatactggagagaaaccgtatGAATGTAAGCAatgcagtaaagcctttgcacgacaaagtcatcttcaaaggcatgaaagaattcatacaggagagaaacgCAATGAATACAACCATTGTGGTAAATACTTTTTACCACACAATAATCTTCAGACACttaaaaaaacacatactggagagaaaacctaTGAAAGTAATCAATGTGTTAAAGCATTTGgatatcacagtagtctttga